From one Agathobaculum sp. NTUH-O15-33 genomic stretch:
- a CDS encoding LacI family DNA-binding transcriptional regulator has protein sequence MNIKEIARTANVSISTVSLVLNNKPGVKSETRERVVHLLHQNGYELKAPAARQGVIGNLLFVRYRGSGRLMEVKDDFFIQILDGVENQARRMSFNLSIANAGRDNLAEVLAGAENTAAGVILFATEFEPEGAALLESCPVPLVVLDEDFPNEPINTIGVDNMGAIFTGVSYLHALGHTDIGYLHSTEHTGAIPERERGYRAAMAQLGLPVAEEHIFMLDLFMSKVYQQMNEILERKPSLPTALIADNDILAVGAMRALQDHGYRIPSDLSILGFDDSYVCSVANPALSTLRSPKAAIGQQAVKRIKDMIDDPGGSAMKSRLCARLMKRGTTAPPPDRANKA, from the coding sequence ATGAATATCAAAGAAATAGCGCGTACAGCCAATGTTTCCATTTCAACCGTATCCTTGGTTTTGAATAACAAACCGGGTGTAAAAAGCGAAACGCGGGAACGGGTCGTACATCTGCTCCATCAAAACGGGTATGAATTGAAGGCTCCGGCGGCAAGGCAAGGGGTAATCGGCAACCTGCTGTTTGTCCGCTATCGCGGTTCGGGCCGTTTGATGGAGGTAAAGGACGATTTTTTTATTCAGATACTCGACGGGGTGGAAAATCAGGCGCGCCGGATGAGCTTTAACCTGTCCATTGCCAACGCGGGACGCGATAATTTGGCGGAGGTGCTCGCGGGGGCGGAAAATACCGCCGCCGGCGTGATCCTGTTCGCCACCGAGTTTGAGCCGGAAGGCGCCGCGCTTCTGGAAAGCTGCCCGGTGCCGCTCGTTGTGCTCGACGAGGATTTTCCCAACGAGCCGATCAACACCATTGGCGTGGACAATATGGGGGCGATTTTCACCGGTGTTTCCTACCTGCACGCGCTGGGCCATACGGATATCGGCTACCTGCACAGCACCGAGCATACGGGCGCGATCCCCGAGCGCGAACGCGGCTACCGCGCGGCCATGGCCCAGCTTGGCCTGCCGGTCGCGGAAGAGCATATTTTTATGCTCGACCTGTTTATGAGCAAGGTGTACCAGCAGATGAATGAAATATTGGAGCGCAAACCCTCTTTGCCGACCGCGCTGATCGCGGATAACGACATTTTGGCGGTGGGCGCGATGCGCGCGTTGCAGGATCACGGCTACCGGATTCCGAGCGACCTGTCCATTCTGGGCTTTGACGACAGCTATGTCTGCTCGGTCGCAAACCCGGCGTTGTCCACCCTGCGCAGCCCGAAGGCGGCGATCGGCCAGCAGGCGGTCAAGCGTATCAAGGACATGATCGACGATCCGGGCGGCAGCGCGATGAAATCCCGCCTGTGCGCCCGGCTGATGAAGCGCGGCACGACCGCGCCCCCGCCGGACCGGGCAAACAAAGCGTGA
- a CDS encoding phage tail protein yields the protein MASIYPFKKYNYDVSIDGKSVGGFSEVSAPDVTIDPIEYREGNFKANTAGKQPGLVKYGNVTLKWGTTAVTDLYNWAKEVEHGTINRKTVTISLLSDTGDELAKWSLTDAWPTKYTAPDFNATNNEVAIESLELVHEGLTREK from the coding sequence ATGGCAAGCATTTATCCGTTTAAAAAATATAATTACGATGTTTCGATCGACGGCAAGTCGGTCGGCGGTTTTTCCGAGGTGAGCGCGCCCGACGTGACGATTGACCCGATCGAATACCGCGAGGGCAATTTTAAGGCGAACACCGCGGGCAAGCAGCCCGGTCTGGTCAAATACGGCAACGTAACGCTCAAGTGGGGCACAACGGCGGTGACCGATTTGTACAACTGGGCCAAGGAGGTGGAGCACGGCACGATCAACCGCAAAACGGTGACCATTTCTCTGCTGAGCGACACCGGCGACGAGCTGGCCAAGTGGAGCCTGACGGACGCGTGGCCGACCAAGTACACCGCGCCGGATTTCAACGCGACCAACAACGAGGTGGCGATTGAAAGCTTGGAGCTGGTGCACGAAGGACTGACACGGGAAAAGTAA
- a CDS encoding DUF4280 domain-containing protein, producing MSQAVVTGAMLRCSFGLAPAPFNVLPTARVFVCGRPVAAMMDNVPLAGIPPFGMCSCPANPAVAAATAAALGVLTPMPCMPVCPAPWAPPKPNVLIGGKPAIDAGAKLMCAYGGVIQIVSPGQVQVTL from the coding sequence ATGAGCCAAGCCGTGGTCACAGGGGCTATGCTGCGCTGCTCCTTCGGTTTGGCGCCGGCGCCGTTCAACGTGCTGCCCACGGCGCGGGTGTTCGTCTGCGGCCGCCCCGTCGCGGCGATGATGGACAACGTGCCGCTCGCCGGCATTCCGCCGTTCGGCATGTGCTCTTGCCCGGCGAACCCGGCGGTCGCGGCGGCGACGGCGGCGGCGCTCGGCGTGCTCACGCCGATGCCCTGCATGCCGGTCTGCCCCGCGCCGTGGGCGCCGCCCAAGCCAAACGTGCTGATCGGCGGCAAACCGGCGATCGACGCGGGTGCCAAGCTGATGTGCGCGTACGGCGGCGTGATACAGATCGTCAGCCCCGGGCAGGTGCAGGTTACTTTGTGA
- a CDS encoding sugar phosphate isomerase/epimerase family protein codes for MSAFKFGICQWAFPMPGPYALRTAAALGFAGMELDFGPYERSYPLSSRTIQRAYLDMAAETGISLPSMTVDHLNRFGLTRPMDSRAGMICTDGVKRGIEAAAAMQIPVVQLPSFNDGAIRTERDFYNTCEKLKLFCEIAAPCGITIASENALSAAETLRMVRQVGCENFKIMFDTQNYFLHGRQNAAAILRALHPHVAQIHLKDGYNGKLSGSLLGAGESGFFETAAVIRETRCAEWLLLENYYHTEPLCHLCADPFQIVKRDLAIARGTFE; via the coding sequence ATGAGCGCTTTTAAATTCGGCATTTGTCAGTGGGCCTTTCCCATGCCCGGTCCCTACGCCCTGCGTACGGCCGCCGCGCTCGGCTTTGCGGGCATGGAACTGGATTTCGGCCCTTATGAACGATCGTATCCGCTTTCCAGCCGCACGATCCAGCGCGCTTATCTGGATATGGCCGCCGAGACTGGTATATCACTGCCCAGCATGACGGTAGACCACCTGAACCGCTTCGGCTTAACGCGGCCCATGGATTCCCGCGCCGGTATGATCTGCACGGACGGCGTCAAGCGCGGCATCGAGGCCGCCGCCGCAATGCAAATCCCCGTGGTTCAGCTGCCCAGCTTCAACGACGGCGCGATCCGCACGGAGCGCGATTTTTACAACACCTGCGAAAAGCTCAAGCTGTTTTGCGAGATCGCGGCGCCCTGCGGTATCACCATCGCCAGCGAAAACGCCTTGTCTGCCGCCGAAACGCTGCGTATGGTGCGTCAGGTCGGCTGTGAAAACTTCAAAATCATGTTTGATACGCAAAATTATTTTCTGCACGGGCGGCAGAACGCCGCCGCCATCCTCCGCGCGTTGCACCCTCACGTGGCGCAAATCCACTTAAAGGACGGCTATAACGGCAAGCTGAGCGGCTCGTTGCTCGGCGCCGGCGAAAGCGGCTTTTTTGAAACCGCCGCCGTGATTCGCGAAACGCGGTGCGCCGAATGGCTGTTGCTGGAAAATTACTACCATACCGAACCCCTTTGCCATTTGTGCGCCGATCCCTTCCAGATCGTCAAAAGAGACCTCGCCATTGCGCGCGGGACTTTTGAATAA
- a CDS encoding CIS tube protein, with translation MDPTILAFEKAQVFSCDEQGRPDWKQHFSVQFNPSSISITEPIGDDAAASVTADKAPRRRLFGNKPSLHFSAKLFFNTILGLDLPTGDVRDQLRKFYYFFNDQAHTAAGTGDRKLICFAWSTIQVYGFLAGMQVSYTMFAPNGTPVRAEADIAIDGRYCGNNGDYLREGPGDEAARAAQTARDVLERAQRTASGAAGWRDVALELDLANPRLMTTCGTKG, from the coding sequence ATGGACCCCACGATTCTGGCGTTTGAAAAGGCGCAGGTGTTTTCCTGCGACGAGCAGGGCAGGCCCGATTGGAAGCAGCACTTTTCGGTGCAGTTCAACCCGTCCTCCATTTCGATCACCGAGCCGATCGGGGACGACGCGGCCGCCTCTGTCACGGCGGATAAGGCGCCGCGCCGCCGCCTGTTCGGCAACAAGCCTTCGCTGCACTTTTCGGCGAAGCTGTTTTTCAATACCATTTTGGGGCTTGACCTGCCGACCGGCGACGTGCGCGACCAGCTGCGCAAGTTCTACTATTTCTTTAACGACCAAGCGCACACGGCCGCCGGAACCGGCGACCGCAAGCTGATCTGCTTTGCGTGGTCGACGATTCAGGTGTACGGTTTTTTGGCCGGTATGCAGGTGAGCTATACGATGTTCGCGCCGAACGGCACGCCCGTGCGGGCGGAGGCCGATATCGCGATAGACGGGCGCTACTGCGGCAATAACGGCGATTATCTGCGCGAAGGGCCGGGCGACGAGGCCGCGCGCGCGGCGCAAACGGCGCGCGATGTGCTGGAACGCGCCCAGCGGACGGCAAGCGGCGCGGCCGGGTGGCGCGATGTGGCGTTGGAGCTGGATTTGGCCAACCCGCGGCTGATGACAACGTGCGGAACAAAAGGCTGA
- a CDS encoding Pvc16 family protein, with translation MKDEFARVSGALLSLLRDGLSPWPLAAREDIALASPAGIGGDCRMGVFLYDLQDHTEVSPAQLRYTEAGRRVPPPVPFALSYMLFCSEGQAFGGRDPAEAHALLSAAVAAVNGNRSLCLAEQEEPVALSFARLPLATKVQLWSSFQKPMQPAVFLVAAPVYADLRQPEPLPPVRQVRVHGKRREEAGR, from the coding sequence ATGAAGGATGAATTCGCAAGGGTGAGCGGCGCGCTGCTTTCGCTGCTGCGCGACGGACTGAGCCCGTGGCCGCTCGCCGCGCGGGAGGATATCGCGCTCGCCTCGCCCGCCGGGATCGGCGGCGATTGCCGCATGGGCGTGTTCCTGTATGATTTGCAGGATCATACCGAGGTATCGCCCGCGCAGCTCCGTTATACGGAAGCGGGGCGGCGCGTGCCGCCGCCCGTGCCCTTCGCGCTTTCCTACATGCTCTTTTGCAGCGAGGGGCAGGCCTTTGGCGGGCGCGACCCGGCGGAGGCGCACGCGCTGCTCAGCGCGGCGGTGGCCGCGGTGAACGGGAACCGTTCGCTTTGCCTTGCGGAGCAGGAGGAGCCGGTCGCCTTGTCCTTTGCGCGGCTGCCGCTTGCCACCAAGGTGCAGCTGTGGAGTTCGTTTCAAAAACCGATGCAGCCGGCGGTGTTTTTGGTCGCCGCGCCGGTATACGCCGATTTGCGCCAGCCCGAACCGCTGCCCCCGGTGCGGCAGGTGCGGGTGCATGGCAAACGGAGAGAGGAGGCGGGCCGATGA
- a CDS encoding phage late control D family protein, translating to MQTFEELKKHYGGFDLPMASVKIGGTELWNSGLFTVTEIRIEMSCGEAAGYAGIRLDELAHESDLTGRLDKLLQLGETVSVALGYAGRVKQVFLGYLSGVAYEMGPRWEQAPLRIQLDCLDAKGLMRPVRCFASGGKQSKLVSEILGRAAYRGALGKKKTASIPASRDTEMLWDGWSDCEMLCRIARRQHFLFYCAGGETHFREDEPAGAPVAALEWGDAADTLSLHYSMDKLVGRVQVAGANPKGERVKAEVKRGAKTPHAGRSLSGRLPPEGECLPLAGASTPETLRAEAEARMREHEKEYATGSSEGVGLPELLPGAAVTVRGAGLGGSAMLLETVHTLEAGGYRTACRFRLL from the coding sequence ATGCAGACCTTTGAAGAACTGAAAAAGCATTATGGCGGGTTCGACCTGCCCATGGCCTCGGTGAAGATCGGCGGGACGGAGCTGTGGAACAGCGGCCTTTTCACGGTGACCGAGATACGGATCGAAATGAGCTGCGGCGAAGCGGCGGGATACGCCGGGATCCGGCTGGACGAGCTCGCGCACGAAAGCGATCTGACCGGGCGGCTTGACAAGCTGTTGCAGCTGGGCGAAACGGTAAGCGTCGCCCTCGGCTACGCGGGGCGGGTAAAGCAGGTGTTTTTGGGCTACCTCAGCGGCGTTGCCTACGAGATGGGGCCGCGCTGGGAGCAAGCGCCCCTTCGGATACAGCTGGACTGTCTGGACGCCAAGGGACTGATGCGCCCGGTGCGCTGCTTTGCCAGCGGCGGCAAGCAGAGCAAGCTGGTGAGCGAGATACTGGGCCGCGCGGCCTACCGGGGCGCGCTGGGCAAAAAGAAGACCGCTTCCATCCCGGCTTCGCGCGATACCGAGATGCTATGGGATGGCTGGAGCGACTGCGAGATGCTGTGCCGGATCGCGCGGCGGCAGCATTTTTTGTTTTACTGCGCGGGCGGCGAAACGCATTTCCGGGAGGATGAACCGGCGGGCGCGCCCGTCGCCGCGCTGGAATGGGGCGACGCGGCCGATACGCTTTCGCTGCATTATTCCATGGACAAGCTGGTGGGGCGCGTGCAGGTCGCGGGCGCGAACCCAAAGGGCGAGCGGGTCAAGGCCGAGGTAAAGCGCGGCGCCAAGACCCCGCACGCGGGCCGGAGCCTATCCGGCCGCCTGCCGCCGGAGGGCGAGTGCCTGCCCCTTGCCGGGGCGAGCACGCCGGAGACCCTGCGCGCCGAAGCCGAGGCCCGCATGCGCGAGCATGAAAAGGAATATGCCACCGGCTCTTCCGAGGGCGTGGGCCTGCCCGAATTATTGCCCGGCGCGGCGGTGACCGTGCGCGGCGCCGGGCTGGGCGGCAGCGCGATGCTGCTGGAGACCGTGCACACGCTGGAAGCGGGCGGCTATCGCACGGCGTGCCGGTTCCGGCTGCTTTAA
- a CDS encoding Gfo/Idh/MocA family protein, whose amino-acid sequence MKLKFGMVGGGGGFIGDVHRHGALMDDLAVLAAGCFTRNAEKNRAVAEKWNVNDPARVYGSYTEMAKAEAAREDGIDFVSITTPNDTHFPIAKCFLEHGIHVMCDKPLALNAKEGRELQRLAKERGLLFGVTYTYTGYAMVRQAREMIDAGEIGKITCIQGEYPQEWLAVSLVAEHSEQATWRQDPARSGASGCCADIGTHVECLIAQMTGLHPKRVIARFDRIPPEMPLESNAQMMVDFDGGVPGLLWTSQVAMGHETELNVRIFGEKGSIEWSHLRPWELRVTRINQPPQTYTANRDYLYPAAKELCRLPSGHIEGFYEAFGNLYRGFCVHLLARKTGGDPGAFRYPTIDDGVRGIEFVDACLESNAKGNVWVPVGQTEA is encoded by the coding sequence ATGAAACTGAAATTCGGCATGGTAGGCGGAGGCGGGGGCTTCATCGGGGATGTGCACCGCCACGGGGCGCTGATGGACGATCTGGCGGTGCTGGCGGCGGGCTGCTTTACCCGCAACGCGGAGAAAAACCGCGCGGTCGCGGAAAAGTGGAACGTTAACGATCCGGCCCGCGTGTACGGCAGCTATACGGAAATGGCAAAGGCCGAGGCGGCGCGGGAGGACGGCATCGATTTTGTCTCCATCACCACCCCGAACGACACGCATTTCCCCATCGCAAAGTGCTTTTTAGAGCACGGCATCCACGTCATGTGCGACAAGCCCCTTGCCCTAAACGCGAAAGAGGGGCGCGAGCTGCAACGGCTTGCCAAGGAACGCGGCCTGCTGTTCGGCGTGACCTATACCTACACCGGCTACGCCATGGTCCGGCAGGCGCGCGAGATGATCGACGCGGGCGAGATCGGCAAGATCACCTGCATTCAGGGCGAATACCCGCAGGAATGGCTGGCCGTATCGCTGGTGGCCGAGCACTCCGAGCAGGCCACTTGGCGGCAGGACCCCGCGCGCTCGGGCGCGTCGGGCTGCTGCGCGGATATCGGCACGCACGTTGAGTGCCTGATCGCGCAGATGACCGGCCTGCACCCGAAGCGCGTCATCGCGCGGTTCGACCGCATCCCGCCCGAGATGCCGCTTGAATCCAACGCGCAGATGATGGTGGACTTTGACGGCGGCGTGCCCGGCCTGCTATGGACTTCGCAGGTCGCCATGGGGCACGAAACCGAGCTGAACGTGCGCATTTTCGGGGAAAAGGGCTCGATCGAGTGGAGTCATCTGCGCCCGTGGGAGCTGCGCGTCACCCGCATCAACCAGCCGCCGCAGACCTACACCGCGAACCGCGATTATCTGTACCCGGCGGCAAAGGAGCTGTGCCGCCTGCCCTCCGGCCATATCGAGGGCTTCTATGAAGCCTTCGGCAACCTGTACCGCGGCTTTTGCGTCCACCTGCTCGCCAGAAAGACCGGCGGCGACCCCGGCGCGTTCCGCTATCCCACCATCGACGACGGCGTGCGCGGCATCGAATTTGTCGACGCTTGCCTCGAATCCAACGCCAAGGGCAACGTTTGGGTCCCGGTAGGCCAAACGGAAGCTTAA
- a CDS encoding sugar ABC transporter substrate-binding protein, producing MKRTNKKMLSAILAALLLAGFCTGCGSTPPASDGADNGAEDTGTAAGSGEIALLPMTLDNEFYVAMKNGAEEKCKELGYTLIAQSGTSHGDAAEQLQLMETMIQKKVKAIMITPCSTTGIISGIKKANEANIPVVILDTEVDREALDKQGAHTLTYIGSDNYNGGKVAGEYAKKVADEKGKTLNVIILTGVPGQENMELRKQGFIDAAGDSVNIVASQNADSDFNKGYDVITNLLTSNKDVDFIYCCNDMMALGALRATKEAGLTIDILGFDGITDAFKSIEEGGLCGSVAQKPADMGIEGVTLADRFLKGETVEEKVNTDLEVADASNVEEWMAYAAKYSGK from the coding sequence ATGAAACGCACCAACAAGAAAATGCTCTCCGCCATTCTCGCAGCACTCCTTTTGGCCGGTTTTTGCACCGGCTGCGGCTCAACGCCCCCCGCTTCGGACGGCGCCGATAACGGCGCGGAGGATACCGGCACCGCCGCCGGTTCGGGCGAGATCGCGCTGCTCCCTATGACGCTGGACAACGAATTTTACGTGGCCATGAAAAACGGTGCCGAGGAAAAGTGCAAGGAGCTCGGCTACACGCTGATCGCGCAGTCCGGCACCAGCCACGGCGACGCGGCCGAGCAGCTCCAACTGATGGAAACGATGATTCAGAAAAAGGTGAAGGCGATCATGATCACGCCGTGCTCGACCACCGGCATCATTTCGGGCATTAAAAAGGCAAACGAGGCAAACATCCCCGTCGTCATTCTCGATACCGAGGTGGACCGCGAAGCGCTCGACAAGCAGGGCGCGCACACACTGACCTACATCGGGTCGGACAACTATAACGGCGGCAAGGTCGCGGGAGAATACGCTAAAAAGGTAGCCGATGAAAAGGGCAAGACGCTCAACGTCATCATCCTCACCGGCGTGCCCGGACAGGAAAACATGGAACTGCGCAAGCAAGGCTTTATCGACGCGGCGGGCGATTCGGTGAATATCGTCGCCTCGCAAAATGCCGATTCCGATTTTAACAAGGGCTACGATGTGATCACCAACCTGCTCACCTCCAACAAGGATGTGGACTTCATCTATTGCTGCAACGATATGATGGCGCTGGGCGCGCTGCGCGCGACCAAGGAAGCAGGTCTCACCATCGATATTTTGGGCTTTGACGGCATCACCGACGCGTTCAAATCCATCGAGGAAGGCGGCCTATGCGGCTCGGTCGCACAGAAGCCCGCCGATATGGGCATAGAGGGCGTTACACTGGCAGACCGCTTTCTCAAAGGTGAAACGGTAGAGGAAAAGGTAAACACCGACCTTGAAGTCGCGGACGCTTCCAACGTGGAAGAATGGATGGCCTATGCCGCCAAATACAGCGGTAAATAA
- a CDS encoding DUF6760 family protein, with the protein MYGKNELYRQMSFICYYFHWSMEQVMALSHLDRRRICDEIGRINREISGESKNIFEL; encoded by the coding sequence CTGTACGGAAAGAACGAGCTGTACCGCCAAATGTCCTTCATCTGCTATTACTTCCATTGGTCGATGGAGCAGGTGATGGCCCTGTCCCATCTGGACCGCCGCCGCATCTGCGATGAGATCGGCCGGATCAACCGCGAGATCAGCGGCGAGAGCAAAAACATATTTGAACTGTAA
- a CDS encoding phage baseplate assembly protein V, whose translation MSEWDTPFGAAAFEIGVIEASGEEKDKGLVRVRLPFMPEGKDVLEGVEVLQLPGGPKDGSFLLPEKGARVLVGWMGAERRPVVLGSLNDPAGTLAQQCGKKGNAVKRLHTNSGAGLAWDEDAGQKSLSVETPGGLRLTLSDKANTVRVTGKGGKNVIEISEKDQKISVCAEKGIELAVGRNKLTIHTDGIELSGGKFTVKTDSIALNGKQKAAIEGANVTLSGSQTKVEAKVNLSLKANGIASLDGNLVKIK comes from the coding sequence TTGAGCGAATGGGATACGCCGTTTGGGGCCGCCGCGTTTGAGATCGGCGTGATCGAAGCCTCGGGCGAGGAAAAGGACAAGGGGCTGGTGCGCGTGCGCCTGCCCTTCATGCCGGAGGGCAAGGACGTGCTGGAGGGCGTGGAGGTCTTGCAGCTGCCGGGCGGCCCGAAGGACGGCAGCTTTCTGCTGCCGGAAAAGGGCGCGCGCGTGCTGGTCGGCTGGATGGGGGCCGAGCGGCGGCCGGTGGTGCTCGGCAGCCTGAACGACCCCGCCGGTACCTTGGCGCAGCAGTGCGGCAAAAAGGGAAACGCGGTAAAGCGGCTGCATACGAACAGCGGCGCGGGCCTTGCGTGGGACGAGGACGCCGGACAAAAGTCCCTTTCAGTGGAAACGCCGGGCGGTTTGCGCCTGACGCTGTCCGACAAGGCGAACACGGTGCGCGTGACGGGAAAAGGCGGCAAGAACGTGATCGAGATCAGCGAAAAGGATCAAAAGATATCGGTTTGCGCGGAAAAGGGGATCGAGCTGGCGGTCGGCAGAAACAAGCTGACGATCCATACCGACGGCATCGAGCTTTCCGGCGGCAAATTCACCGTGAAAACCGATTCGATCGCGCTCAACGGTAAGCAGAAGGCCGCGATAGAGGGCGCTAACGTGACGCTCAGCGGCAGCCAGACCAAGGTGGAGGCAAAGGTCAATCTTTCGCTCAAGGCAAACGGCATCGCGTCGCTGGACGGCAATCTGGTCAAGATCAAGTGA
- a CDS encoding phage tail sheath family protein produces the protein MAEYLSPGVYVEEFDSGVKAMEGVGTSTGGFIGMAERGPVDGKPVLVTSFADYQRVFGGYLPEESYGERRFLPYAVDRFFANGGSSCYVMRVKPDGAAAASGTATICLGEEPQTDDDPVQTIQLTFAARDIGAAGNSLSLTLETAPKSRSAVLEQQDNGAKLRLKNASQFAEGDAVTFGCTIVGSDQKETPVVADAIVAAKSGDWITLKEPLTYQVMNGAEQVDTPLPAGKLVDTAAVPKLALNALGYRATVQADGEQEVYENVSLSASSDRWLPEVLKASKWIAASAANKTIKKKELPQGAVWLTAVVGGSPLVQFLSGGSDGTPATTAVSAYTGTDGGPGKRTGLRAFLEINDVNIMAMPGITDQGTLLEMVSQCENSGGCFTVLDCPSGAVSVDDLATYREAFDSSYAALYHPWLQFFDPLLKANRYFPPSGALAGVYARVDHTRGVHKAPANETVTGCTGLQVTYNEAEQGKLNPKGVNLIRALPGQGIRVWGARTLSSDGNWKYINVRRLFIFLESSIKANTSWVVFEPNDQTLWSRVESTIRAFLTTQWRNGALTGGSPDEAFYVNVGTSTMTQDDILNGRLICEIGVAPVRPAEFVIFRITQKMEEA, from the coding sequence ATGGCGGAATACTTATCCCCCGGCGTGTATGTGGAAGAGTTCGATTCCGGCGTCAAGGCGATGGAGGGCGTGGGCACCTCGACCGGCGGCTTTATCGGCATGGCGGAGCGCGGACCGGTGGACGGCAAGCCCGTGCTGGTGACGAGCTTTGCCGATTACCAGCGCGTATTCGGCGGCTATCTGCCCGAGGAATCCTATGGCGAGCGGCGCTTTCTGCCCTACGCGGTGGACCGCTTTTTTGCAAACGGCGGCTCAAGCTGCTATGTGATGCGCGTAAAGCCCGACGGCGCGGCGGCAGCTTCCGGCACGGCCACGATCTGTCTGGGGGAGGAGCCGCAGACGGACGACGACCCCGTGCAAACGATACAACTGACCTTTGCCGCGCGCGACATCGGCGCCGCGGGAAACAGCCTTTCGCTAACGCTCGAAACCGCGCCCAAATCCCGCAGCGCGGTGCTGGAACAGCAGGATAACGGCGCAAAGCTGCGCCTGAAAAACGCATCCCAGTTCGCGGAGGGCGACGCGGTGACCTTCGGCTGCACCATTGTGGGCAGCGACCAAAAAGAGACGCCCGTGGTGGCGGACGCGATCGTCGCCGCCAAAAGCGGCGACTGGATCACGCTGAAAGAGCCGCTGACCTATCAGGTGATGAACGGCGCGGAGCAGGTCGATACGCCGCTGCCGGCCGGTAAGCTGGTGGATACGGCGGCGGTGCCCAAGCTGGCGCTGAACGCGCTGGGCTATCGGGCGACGGTGCAGGCGGACGGCGAGCAGGAAGTATACGAAAACGTTTCCCTTTCCGCTTCGTCGGATAGGTGGCTGCCCGAGGTGCTCAAGGCTTCCAAATGGATCGCGGCCTCGGCGGCGAACAAGACCATCAAAAAGAAGGAATTGCCGCAAGGCGCCGTATGGCTGACAGCCGTCGTTGGCGGCAGCCCGCTCGTGCAGTTCCTTTCCGGCGGCAGCGACGGAACGCCCGCGACTACCGCGGTATCCGCCTATACGGGAACGGACGGCGGCCCGGGCAAGCGCACCGGCCTGCGCGCCTTTTTGGAAATAAACGATGTGAACATCATGGCCATGCCGGGCATCACCGATCAGGGGACGCTGCTGGAAATGGTGAGTCAGTGCGAAAACAGCGGCGGCTGCTTTACGGTGCTGGATTGCCCCTCTGGCGCTGTTTCGGTGGATGATCTGGCCACCTACCGCGAAGCGTTCGACAGCAGCTATGCGGCGCTGTACCATCCTTGGCTGCAATTTTTCGATCCGCTGCTCAAGGCGAACCGGTATTTTCCGCCCTCCGGCGCGCTCGCCGGGGTCTACGCGCGGGTGGATCATACGCGCGGCGTGCACAAGGCGCCCGCCAACGAGACCGTAACGGGCTGCACCGGCCTGCAAGTGACCTATAACGAGGCCGAGCAGGGCAAGCTCAATCCCAAGGGCGTCAACCTCATCCGCGCGCTGCCCGGGCAGGGCATTCGGGTGTGGGGCGCGCGCACGCTGTCGAGCGACGGCAACTGGAAGTATATCAACGTGCGCCGCCTGTTCATCTTCTTGGAAAGCTCGATCAAGGCGAACACCAGCTGGGTGGTGTTCGAGCCGAACGACCAAACGCTGTGGTCGCGCGTGGAAAGCACGATCCGCGCGTTTTTGACCACGCAGTGGCGAAACGGCGCTTTGACGGGCGGCAGCCCGGACGAGGCGTTCTACGTCAACGTGGGTACGAGCACGATGACGCAGGATGATATCCTGAACGGCAGGCTGATCTGCGAGATCGGCGTGGCGCCGGTGCGTCCGGCTGAATTTGTCATCTTCCGCATCACGCAGAAGATGGAAGAAGCGTAA
- a CDS encoding phage tail protein, whose amino-acid sequence MAELLTGCRFRVFAGGIEMGFQRVSGVRREIEMETYREGGVNDRLHVFPKGPGGEKTLTMEKGVAAGAAHPFHQVGLALVTPLIVQILDGAGQTAKTYTFLDPIVKSWQPGELHAAESRLLIDQFEISYSSFLEV is encoded by the coding sequence ATGGCGGAGCTGCTGACCGGCTGCCGGTTTCGTGTGTTCGCGGGCGGGATCGAAATGGGCTTTCAGCGCGTTTCCGGCGTTCGCCGCGAGATCGAGATGGAGACCTACCGCGAGGGCGGCGTGAACGACCGGCTGCACGTGTTCCCCAAAGGGCCCGGCGGGGAAAAGACGCTCACCATGGAAAAGGGCGTGGCGGCGGGCGCGGCGCATCCGTTCCATCAGGTCGGTCTGGCGCTGGTGACGCCGCTCATCGTGCAGATACTCGACGGCGCGGGGCAAACCGCTAAGACCTATACGTTTCTCGATCCGATCGTCAAGAGCTGGCAGCCGGGCGAACTGCACGCCGCGGAAAGCCGGTTGCTGATCGACCAGTTTGAGATCAGCTATTCCAGCTTTTTGGAGGTGTGA